The stretch of DNA TTGTCAAACTATGCCCTCTTGCAGCTTGGTTTTGTGCTCCTAGCATTGATCTGGGAGTATGATTTTCCACCCTTCATGGTCCTGATCATTGCAATCCTGAATGATGGTAATACatcacatataaatttttccaTCCCTAGGAAAACAGACATAAACCTGTGTTTTGATTCAGATATTGTGggattttatgaaaatataaaagtgaacATTATCATGATATGCATTTTAAATTTATGCAGAAAATCAAAACATACTATTTTTTCCTTGGTTTTAGAACATCTCCACTATATTGTATGCTCATAAAAGAGTAATTTTTGCCATAGGTCTGCGATTCTAGCTATAGAACAGATATAATATCTCAGGTTTAATAACCCAAGAGGCCTGGACTAGTGGAGTAAATTTTGCTAAGATATAAAATTCTAACTTCAGAAAGGAGCTTTGGTGCAACAGTTGGAGTTGTTGCATATGACCTAAAAGTCACCATCAAGTTGTAAAATCAGTCTTTCACAaatgtaaggtaagactgattaAAACTGATCTGATCCTTTCTTGGACCCTGCAACAACGAGATCTTTCTAGAACCAGGTTGTTCTATATAAAATTCTAGTTTCACTTTAGTCTATAGATTCAAAAAATCTTAGATATCGCAACACAAGAGGGTTGACCTGGTGGTTAAGTAGGTGACTTCCCTATATCTTGACTAAATCTCAGTTGTTGCGGAAAATTAACATGAGGATTCCATTATGCCTTATCAAACACAAAAAACTTCTAGGCATTATGAACGATTTtctgtattttaaaattttatttatctccaCTTTTCTTCAGGAAGTAAATATTTAGTAAAAGTTTTTAACAGAAACAGTTTTGTTTTGTTACCTACATATAAGTAACAAAGGAATATAAGAACTGTTTACAGACTAGAAGACATAACAAATCATGGACATCACGATGGTTAGGCAATTAGGATAGATTAGTGAAATACTGATATGTAATCGTTTTTAATTAGGTACTATCATGACCATATCTAAAGACAGAGTAAAGCCATCCCCAACACCTGACAGTTGGAAGCTGCCTGAGATATTTGCAACAGGAGTTGTGATCGGCACTTACCTTGCTTTGGTTACTGTCCTCTTCTATTGGGCAGTAGTTGAGACCACTTTTTTTGAGGTACAAAACTAAATgtttctctatttattttcaaCCCTCGAATGACAATTTGATTTCATtcaataaacatatttttaagcTAAATAATGTCTCATTGCAGACCCACTTCCATTTAACCTCCTTATCCAGAAACAGTGAGAAAGTTTCGTCGGCTATATATCTGCAAGTTAGCATCATTAGCCAGGCTCTAATTTTTGTTACTCGCAGCCGTGGTTGGTCATTTCTAGAGCGACCTGGAACTTTGCTGATGTGTGCCTTTGTAATAGCTCAACTGGtaaagtttataaatatatgtagCTCCTGCAAAGTGCTTAAATATGTCCATTACATGAATCCAATTAGGAAATTCAGAATATTTATTGACATTGAACAATGGGTTGATTTTTATGGATCATGTTCAGGTGGCCACCTTAATTGCAGTCTACGCACATATCAGTTTTGCTAAAATTCGAGGGATTGGATGGGGATGGGCTGGTGTTATATGGTTATACAGTTTAATCTTCTATGTACCCTTGGACATCATTAAGTTCATAGTGAGCTATGCCTTGAGTGGAGAAGCCTGGAATCTCCTATTTGACAGAAAGGTTAGTAAAGGATGCTTTCATTTTGGCCTTATAAGTTATAACTTTGTCCCAATAAGATAAGCCTTTGCTAATTGTCTAATATTTACTGATTTGTGTATTTCAACAGACTGCCTTTACAGCTAAGAAAGACTATGGGACAGAAGATAGGGCAGCAAAGTGGGTTCTTTCTCAGGGAAGTCTGCAAGGACTGAATCTGATTGGCTCAGGCTTGGAGGTCAGTGGAAGGCGGTCTTCTCTGATAGCTGAACAGGCCAGAAGACGTGCTGAAATAGCCAGGTAGGTTTAATTTTGGctcattattatttatcatcTTCTTAACTGTTTCTCTTCAATGGTCTCTAATAATTTGGCTcacatttattattttgcaaGCCTTTCTCCACGACACCCTCAATTCCCCCACCTAAACAAAGTTGTGTATTATTCATTAAACTTAAAAGGTATAGCCAGCATTTTTCTAATTGAAATTTGATTATGTATTGCAGGCTGGGGGAGTTGCACACCCTCAGAGGACATATAGAATCTGTTTTGAGACTCAAAAATTTAGACCTGAAGGCGATCCAATCAGCTCATACAGTCTGATGCCACCGCGTAAACCTTACATGGATCTACTTAAGTGAATTTAAGATTGAAGTAATTGGTCCATATGTTCATTTTTAAATGATGCCAAAAGATAAAGATTCCACCATACAGAGCTATTGAATTAGTTTTTGGACCATTGCTAGTAGTAGACTTTACATTGTTAACTGAAACAGTGAATGCCACCCTGGGTTCCTTCTCGtgccttttctttttctttgggAGACCAATATTTTCATTTTGGTAAGAGGATTACTGATTGAGAttcagaataaaaaaaaatcttcatgaGAGTCTTGTGTTATGGAATAGTAAAGCACCTCTGAGACTAAGAGTAcgcaatatttttttcttggggaaatatatatatatatatatatatatatatgtaagtgAGCATAAGGACTGTTCAATTGTCattgtatttaaaatttgatacttCAATCATCAGTAATGTCATTTAGAGAACGTCACAAGCATGGCAATTCAAAACCTGATACTTGAATCAGATACCATTGTTACCAGTTCTATGTTAATATAGTTTGAAATTTACATGTTGATCATCAAAGTATTTTCTCATATCTATTACTTTCTTTTGTTAACATGAAAATATGTGATTATAACATGATTgctttaaacaaaattttgacaTGGATACATTCATTTCAAGTTTTCATCTGGTGGTAATTGTAACATACTCTTCATCACCAACATAAAAAGCACATAACAGGGAAAACTATATTGCAAAGGAAAACAACCACAAGCATAAGCTTTCATGTATGAATTTTAGACACCTGGAAAAGCCAAGCAACCATTGGGAACGAAGAACAAGGAAGCCATAATACATGAGACACATTCTTAAATAGAAGACATTTGAATGGAGCATTCCTTCCCAAGTCTTATAGAGTTGACATAATCTGTGGTACAATGAGCTGAAAAACCAGGAAGTGCCAGTCCTATTATCCTTACCAATATGCGAAACCACCCTTCTTTATACTCTGCTCCTTCAACGTAACCCATTGTCCATCCTCGAACTAACTCCCAAACAGCATTCAAATGTTCTGATAATATGAATCTCATTCCGAAGAAATTTCTATTTGGCTCCTCTTTCACATTCTTTGATAATGATAAAACaccgaaaaaaataaaagtaaatattttggagaCTGAGTTAATGAAACTGATAACATACAAACTTTTTTacaattgaaaattatttaattgtccaataaaatatttagtatCAAATGAATGTGTGTGCGAATACAACAGAGAATCAGTTGCTTAAGAGCAAGATAATTTCTACTGAGTTTAATAACTATACATTGATAGAATGAACATATTTTACATAAATGTAATCTTGTCATccatgttttaaaataataataatatatgatgcAGTAATTTGATTCCTGACGTACGAGGCATTTCAAAGTGAAGAATAGCAAATGATAgaatcaacaaataaaattcttctaaaaaaattaaagaaagataaaaatacCTACTTTTTCAATGTAGTGGCTGTTGTAGTAAAGACACTCTCCGAAATGTTTGTACAAgaaagttttgtcatcataaggCAACCTGGGGACAATATCATTGCAGTAAACCACCCTGAAGTACTTTGGAATAGGGCGATCCAGATGAGGTTCCATGAATCTCGCAAGCTGGCTATTCCCTATCCTAGGTTGGCCAAATGTGTATACACCAAGCAGCCTTTCCATTATCTTCATCTCCTCATGCACCACAAGCACTGTTGGAAACAATATGGCCAAGGCTCCCCCCAAACTATGCCCGGTAACAATGAAGTTTGCATCCTTATGCTCCTCTAATAAGTTTCTGAGTTTACTTCTCACAATGTCATATGCAGTCTTCTCATGTGGAGTCTCAGAAGTGAAAGATTGGTTGTCCTCATCAGAATCAGTGCCTGAGAATAATGATTCAGAGTTGTGTTTTGAAGAGTAATTAGCTCCAACATGAACACCATTTGTAGAGTTAATTAAGTTTGTATATTTCCGTTGGAGATTAAAGTAGAAGGTTGCAGGGTCATCTCTATTGCCCAGACCAAGGGCTTCAAGAAATCCCATGTGGATTTTTCCCACATTTGGGATTTCACACCAGGAATAATCAAAATCAGTACTCCAATCATCAGCATCAAAAGGTTCTGTACCTCTAAagctaattaatataaaattagcACCTCTGGGTTTGTCACATAGAATGAAGACTTGAGTGGACATCTGTTTCTGGAAATCTGTGAATGGATGAAGTAAGAAAAGTagaataaatttagaatgtaaataatgaAAAGGTTTATAGAAGTTACCATTCCAGCAGTCATAAAAATCCACAAAGTGCATCTGTAAGTTGAAAGAGAGAAGTGAGTATAGTATGAATTTGGAGAAGAGTAAGGAGTTAGAGAAAGTTACCTTCCAATGGCGATTAACAATATTTCTGATGAGTTGAGGGTTCTCATATGCTAACTTGGAAGACATAATGCAGAGTTCCATTAAAGCCCGGTTCCCCATTTGTGGTTTGAAAGCAGCTCCCTTCTCCTCCCACACAAATTTGAGATCAAACCTGTCGTCTAAGTGACCAATTGTACTCATAAAAGTTTTTGAGCCCCTCTCAGGTACCACCACTCTCCCTGTAATCATTTTCAACTTGTGGTAAGTAGTAATTGCCAAAACCCTattgattgattgatttatGAATGGAATGGAATGCAATGCAATGCAGTATTAGAATAAATGAATTACCATGTATAAAGTTGCGAAGCAGACCAAAGAAGTTAGCGTTGAGGGAGAGAAGATTAAGGAAAAAATCAAGAAAGAGGCCAATCCAGTGCATAGGCTTAGCAAAGAAAGAGATGAGTTTGCGAACGAGAATGGAAAGGAGGATGACCCATCTGTGATCAGGAGGAGTGGCTGTGGGACCCACAACCaaggaagatgaaaatggaTTTTGGGCGGAGACAGCGTATCGCAATAAGTCTGTAAAACCACTATCCTTCTCATGACGCACAATCACATAACTCCACCCTTCTTTCTCCATTCTCGATTTCATTTCATTCACAAGTTGTTTCTTTATATTTACATGCAATGCTTGCTTTTCTTTCTCTTATAATAGCTTGGCATCACCATTCACGATACCTTTTCTCTCAAACTGTGGCTGGTTACGTTACCGTTACGTTTCTAATGGATCAATTTATTCAGGTGCCAAAACCTCTTTCTTTacgtttaactttttttaaatttaatgatatCCTATTTTCATATTGTCTTCTAAGTTGATTAATCTGTAtatcaactctatttttaggcTATGGTGGAAGTTGGCGtgttcaataaataaaataaatttaatattttttaattgatttataaatattacaCAAATTCATCTCGTGTAACGCACGAACTAACACTCTAATTAATGTAAATATGTAATAATAGAAAGCTTCCACATATTAATGTCCCACATATGCAATACATTTCTTCTCTGCACACGGAATCTTTTTTTTGGGAAAAAGATGGTAAACAATTTACTATATCTTGGTATCGCTGGGTTTGGCTCTGCGATCGTTTTTTCAAACCATTTAAGATTTTTCAATCAATTAACTATGGATATATttgttatagattttaaaataagtaattttgatatttcttaatttaaagataatttgtaacgatttaaaaaaatgaaaagcgtttttatgtttgtaatattgaaatttaaaaaaaagttaagtctaaaaaatagttttttatagtattttatggTGTATAATTGTCGAatcaatagaaaatatttaatttttattttattcacctAATAAGTCATCGGCATGATtgattgtgaaattttttactttatatgtcatattttatataaactacTTACTTTActctcttttttgttttaaaacaattttttttatccactaaattttaactataattttaaaaaattaagaaaagtttagaaaatatattttaaaaaatttaaattttgtataccaaaattt from Cicer arietinum cultivar CDC Frontier isolate Library 1 chromosome 3, Cicar.CDCFrontier_v2.0, whole genome shotgun sequence encodes:
- the LOC101504246 gene encoding triacylglycerol lipase OBL1, with amino-acid sequence MKSRMEKEGWSYVIVRHEKDSGFTDLLRYAVSAQNPFSSSLVVGPTATPPDHRWVILLSILVRKLISFFAKPMHWIGLFLDFFLNLLSLNANFFGLLRNFIHGRVVVPERGSKTFMSTIGHLDDRFDLKFVWEEKGAAFKPQMGNRALMELCIMSSKLAYENPQLIRNIVNRHWKMHFVDFYDCWNDFQKQMSTQVFILCDKPRGANFILISFRGTEPFDADDWSTDFDYSWCEIPNVGKIHMGFLEALGLGNRDDPATFYFNLQRKYTNLINSTNGVHVGANYSSKHNSESLFSGTDSDEDNQSFTSETPHEKTAYDIVRSKLRNLLEEHKDANFIVTGHSLGGALAILFPTVLVVHEEMKIMERLLGVYTFGQPRIGNSQLARFMEPHLDRPIPKYFRVVYCNDIVPRLPYDDKTFLYKHFGECLYYNSHYIEKNVKEEPNRNFFGMRFILSEHLNAVWELVRGWTMGYVEGAEYKEGWFRILVRIIGLALPGFSAHCTTDYVNSIRLGKECSIQMSSI